A segment of the Raphanus sativus cultivar WK10039 unplaced genomic scaffold, ASM80110v3 Scaffold1868, whole genome shotgun sequence genome:
tgtttgtaTAGTTTGTGAACCTGAGTGAAGGAAGACCAGGAGTTGCAGAGGAATATTGGAAGAACGTGATGAAGAATGAGCCATTACCTGAACCAATCAAAGATGTTCTTAACAATCCATTCAGGACAGGGAACGAGAGGTTCGCCAAGAATTTCAACACTAAATCTATCGTCATCATCTACCACAATCCTAATGTATAACTGATTAAATCTATGTAT
Coding sequences within it:
- the LOC108821532 gene encoding uncharacterized protein LOC108821532, whose amino-acid sequence is MKQQHFLVAFFLVLLSFLLFVNLSEGRPGVAEEYWKNVMKNEPLPEPIKDVLNNPFRTGNERFAKNFNTKSIVIIYHNPNV